A window of Campylobacter cuniculorum DSM 23162 = LMG 24588 contains these coding sequences:
- a CDS encoding AEC family transporter, which translates to MLISAHFFALIARLSIPLRALIQKQATTFLNFVVFFALPCLIFDKVYHLNFDFSLILFAFMGFLSCVVAAFFALVLGFLFQFTQATLASMFLLSCFSNNLFIGLPIVAGIYEDIQALSVLVFYDILATTLPISLFGTLILSLASKNQVNFKENIKKIFTFPPFLALLFAFFCKFFHLNEVIFAPIRLLGDSTTAIALFAIGLGFSFKTIKTSYKATMIVIIAKMILAPLLFILLLKIFNFDFKQDVIVSIIACATPTMILAGVMVMRAKLDSNLAVSVIAFSTLFTFINMPVLLNFLI; encoded by the coding sequence ATCTTAATTTCAGCTCATTTTTTTGCTTTGATTGCAAGGCTTAGTATCCCTCTAAGAGCTTTAATACAAAAACAAGCAACGACATTTTTAAATTTTGTTGTATTTTTTGCTTTACCTTGTTTAATCTTTGATAAAGTATATCATTTAAATTTTGATTTTTCTTTGATTTTGTTTGCTTTTATGGGATTTTTAAGCTGCGTTGTAGCAGCCTTTTTCGCACTGGTTTTAGGCTTTTTGTTTCAATTCACTCAAGCCACTTTAGCGAGTATGTTTTTGCTTTCTTGTTTTAGCAATAATCTGTTTATAGGTTTGCCCATTGTTGCTGGAATTTATGAGGACATTCAAGCCCTTAGTGTGTTGGTTTTTTACGATATTTTAGCGACAACTCTACCGATTTCTTTATTTGGCACCTTGATACTTTCTTTAGCGAGTAAAAATCAAGTCAATTTCAAAGAAAATATTAAAAAAATTTTCACTTTTCCGCCTTTTTTAGCTCTACTTTTTGCATTCTTTTGTAAATTTTTTCATCTTAATGAAGTGATTTTTGCACCCATTAGACTCTTAGGCGATAGCACCACTGCTATAGCACTTTTTGCCATAGGACTTGGATTTAGTTTTAAGACGATTAAAACTTCTTATAAAGCTACGATGATTGTGATTATAGCAAAGATGATTCTTGCACCCTTGCTTTTTATATTACTCTTAAAAATTTTCAATTTTGATTTTAAACAAGATGTTATTGTAAGCATCATTGCTTGTGCTACGCCAACTATGATTTTAGCTGGAGTTATGGTTATGAGAGCAAAACTTGATTCTAATCTAGCCGTAAGTGTTATAGCCTTTAGCACACTTTTTACCTTTATAAATATGCCTGTATTGTTAAATTTTTTGATTTAA
- a CDS encoding FkbM family methyltransferase: MNPNSAVERVKNHLSYKLGQELIKPTMGGGVFRLLKIARNHKIQKKLNSNLKYPPLESLKDYPQSLELQNQLGYRLGEEFLNAWKFWWCGGLLYFYLRIPSIKAESRAKQNIYPHQSYFKELLMRVKHIEAINDVFWSSKINDISFRGQLGQDALAYVLNDCKKQGFFVDIGAHNGLMVSNSYLFEQLGWKGFCVEANPKTFAQLKQNRQCDVYNFAVFSKNIGITRMATSCNSGLDTLELNLTAAHKARVEKGGEITYVQVPTITFDELMVNYPQISHIDFMSLDVEGGELEVLKGIDFNKYSFGCIAIEHNYFKDAQKEVSELLKSKGYRMLMWNAFDYLFVRDERIRWNY, translated from the coding sequence ATGAATCCAAATAGTGCTGTGGAAAGGGTGAAAAATCATCTTAGCTACAAATTAGGGCAAGAACTGATAAAACCTACAATGGGGGGGGGGGTATTTAGGCTTTTAAAAATTGCCAGAAATCACAAAATTCAAAAAAAGCTTAACTCAAATTTAAAATATCCCCCTTTAGAATCTTTAAAAGATTATCCCCAAAGTTTAGAACTTCAAAATCAACTCGGCTATCGTTTAGGAGAGGAATTTCTTAATGCTTGGAAATTCTGGTGGTGCGGAGGATTGCTGTATTTTTATTTAAGAATTCCAAGCATTAAAGCAGAGTCAAGAGCAAAACAAAATATTTATCCTCATCAGTCTTATTTTAAAGAACTTTTAATGCGAGTGAAGCATATTGAGGCAATTAACGATGTCTTTTGGAGCTCTAAGATTAATGATATTTCATTTCGCGGACAATTAGGACAAGATGCATTAGCTTATGTATTAAATGATTGCAAGAAACAAGGCTTTTTTGTGGATATTGGAGCACATAATGGTTTAATGGTTTCTAATTCTTATTTGTTTGAACAACTTGGCTGGAAAGGATTTTGCGTGGAGGCAAACCCAAAAACTTTCGCACAATTAAAGCAAAATCGTCAATGTGATGTGTATAATTTTGCAGTTTTTTCTAAAAATATTGGAATCACTAGAATGGCAACCTCTTGCAATAGTGGATTGGACACTTTAGAATTAAATCTTACCGCAGCTCACAAGGCAAGGGTGGAGAAAGGCGGAGAGATTACTTATGTGCAAGTGCCAACAATAACTTTCGATGAACTTATGGTAAATTATCCGCAAATTTCACATATTGATTTTATGTCTTTAGATGTGGAAGGTGGAGAATTAGAAGTGCTAAAAGGAATTGATTTTAACAAATATAGCTTTGGTTGCATTGCGATAGAGCATAATTATTTTAAAGATGCACAAAAAGAAGTCAGCGAATTGCTAAAAAGTAAAGGTTATAGAATGCTTATGTGGAATGCCTTTGATTATCTTTTCGTTAGAGATGAAAGGATTCGTTGGAATTACTAG